The genomic region TAGCAAGgagggtttttattttttatatatatacaggtgcatctcaataaattagaatgtcgtggaaaagttcatttatttcagtaattcaactcaaattgtgaaactcgtgtattaaataaattcaatgcacacagactgaagtagtttaagtctttggttcttttaattgtgatgattttggctcacatttaacaaaaacccaccaattcactatctcaaaaaattagaatacatcataagaccaataaaaaaaacatttttagtgaattgttggccttctggaaagtatgttaatttactgtatatgtactcaatacttggtaggggctccttttgctttaattactgcctcaattcggcgtggcatggaggtgatcagtttgtggcactgctgtggtggtatggaagcccaggtttctttgacagtggccttcagctcatctgcattttttggtctcttgtttctcattttcctcttgacaataggtcaggtctggtgagtttgctggccagtcaagcgcaccaacaccatggtcatttaaccaacttttggtgcttttggcagtgtgggcaggtgccaaatcctgctggaaaatgaaatcagcatctttaaaaagctggtcagcagaaggaagcatgaagtgctccaaaatttcttggtaaatgggtgcagtgactttgcttttcaaaaaacacaatggaccaacaccagcagatgacattgcaccccaaatcatcacagactgtggaaacttaacactggacttcaagcaacttgggctatgagcttctccacccttcctccagactctaggaccttggtttccaaatgaaatacaaaacttgctctcatctgaaaagaggactttggaccactgggcaacagtccagttcttcttctccttagcccaggtaagacgcctctgacgttgtctgtggttcaggagtggcttaacaagaggaatacgacaactgtagccaaattccttgacatgtctgtgtgtggtggctcttgatgccttgaccccagcctcagtccattccttgtgaagttcacccaaattcttgaatcgattttgctggacaatcataaggctgcggttctctcggttggttgtgcatctttttcttccacactttttccttccactcaactttctgttaacatgcttggatacagcactctgtgaacagccagcttttttggcaatgaatgtttgtggcttaccctccttgtgaagggtgtcactgattgtcttctggacaactgtcagatcagcagtcttccctatgattgtgtagcctagtgaaccaaactgagagaccattttgaaggctcaggaaacctttgcaggtgttttgagttgattagctgattggcatgtcaaaatattctaattttttgagatagtgaattggtgggtttttgttaaatgtgagccaaaatcatcacaattaaaagaaccaaagacttaaactacttcagtctgtgtgcattgaatttatttaatacacgagtttcacaatttgagttgaattactgaaataaatgaacttttccatgacattctaatttattgagatgcacctgtatatataagaaGACTGCACTAAAGGGGTTTGGTCAAGTGCTCAAGGAAGAGCTGTGTCTTTAGATGCTTTTTGAAGGATGTTAGAAAACCAGCTGCTCAGGTGGAGTTTGGCAGGTCATTCCAACTGCAAGGAACAGTCCTGGACAGTGATTTTTTTGCTTCTTTGAGATGGCACTATGAGGTGCCATTCACCCACTGAATGCAAACTTCTGGAGGGCACGTAGACCtgaagtagtgagtgtagatAGAGGGGTGCAGAGCcggtggttgttctgtaagcaatcatcaatgccttgaacttaacCCGAGCAACCATTGGCAGCTTGTGCAGTTTGAAGAATAGAGGCGTGACGTGTGCTTTTTCGGGCTCGTTGAAGACCAGTCGCGCTtctgcattctggatcaattgcagaggtttgactgtacatgctggaaggcctgccagaagaccattgcagtagtccagcctGGATAGCATAAATGCCTGGAcgaggagttgtgtggcatgctcagataggaagtgtcagattttcctgatgttgtacagAGCAGGTCCGTTAATTTAACTGATCATCGAATACAACCCCAAGATTTCTGACTGTCTTGGATGGTGTGATCATTGACGAGACTAGTTGAATGGTGAAAATGTTGTCTGTTTATTCACAGGGTAGATGTTGCACACCTGAGCCTGTATAACCTGAGTGTAATTCATAAAAAGAAATACTTTGACTCAGAGCTGGAACTGATGGCTTACATCAATGATAACTGGGACAGGCTACAGCTTGGCGAGGTATAAGTCTCTCCTGTGGATTTCTTAATTGCTAATGAACTAATAAATCAACTGGTATTAATGACACTTTCTGTCATTTATCTCTTTGTACCCCCAGCTTGCAGACACTCCAAGAGCAGAACGATATGAATGCATTCTGGAAGCACTTAACAGCAACCTCAACATGTGGGTTTAGCTTTATTTATCCATCCATAGGCATTTTATATTGATGAGGCATCGGCTTCAGAACACAGGTTTGGATGATTTTCTCTGTCCTCTTGCACTGATGGCTTCTAGGTTCATGTCAGGGAAGGAGATAAAGAAAAAGAAGCACCTGTTTGGATTACGGATTCGCTTCCCACCAGGCCCTCAGTGCTCAGAGCTCCAATCAGACCGAGAGCAGGAAAAAGCTTCCCATGAGATCAAGATCAAAGGCAGGAAGGCCAGCAAACCCCCTCATTTAACCAGGTTAGTCATCATTCATCACTCATATCTTTCTCAAAGGCCCTACAGGTAGCTGTAAAGAATacattttatgcagtgttgtaaAGCCCTAAAATAACGTATGTTTTTATTGCATATATTGTAATTGTTTTAGCACTGTCACTAATGGATCAGTAAAGAAGGGGACGAGGAAACATCGCACACACTCATTAGAGACATTGGCCAAATTGAGAAGATCAAGTGAAATTTTGGCACAGGTAAAGAAGTGGAAGTGCTGGTTGTTTTGTCATTAATCCAAAAAAGTTTTCAGCTTAAATTTATTTGGACATtataagaactttttttttttttttacattttattgaatcTAGAATGATGTGAAGTGTCCAACTCTAGACAATAACTCACTGGACCTGATGGCCTCAAAAAGGTGAGAGACAAAGATCAACACAAAATTCTGGTATTTGAAGTGACTAAATTATAAATGTCtaaatcgtgtgtgtgtgtgtgtgtgtgtgtggtgccaaaagtgaaaaATCTTTGCCCTCATCAAGTACCTCTGATGTTGAATCTGTTGGTGCCACCAGCACCAGTGAAACTACCTCAACCACCATCTCAAGGCAGTCCAGGTACCATTTCATTATCAATTAATGTTGCTCCTGTACATGGACTGGGTCAATCTAACTAAAAATCTGTCAATGACATGTCATatacagggctcaacattaaacATCGTCAAACACTTGTCggagtaaaaaaaattacttgtctgTAGAGAAAAGGGATGAAAATAATTTACAGCTAGTAGGGATCACATTAAGAACAGTGCAGAAAGAAAAGTTTAATCATTATTCACCCTCAACCCTGTCTGAATTTCTCTcctctgaggaacacaaaatgagattctTGGCCGAATgttagtctcggtcaccattcactctcactgTATcattttttcatacagtgaaagtgaatggtgactgaaactaacatatCTCCTTTCGAGTTTCactgaacaaagaaagtcatagaggtttgcaTTACAACAACATTAGGGCAAGTAATgctgaaagaattttaatttttacatgaaTTATCTCTTTAAGAGTATAAGTCAATTCTCACCAGTTACAATAAAAATGGCAGtttaatgttgaaaaaaatgCTTTAACTGGTAAATCCTGAGAGTGAAACCTTGCTGATAAATCagttatgatgtatattgaaaCAGATATGTAtattagtggtcaaccaatatgggttttttaatggccgatgccaatattcAGAGAGCAGGGTGTCCAATaagccgatacaatgccgatatatgcCAATAACAAGATGGCCGCtcaaacacttccggtggctgATTATAAACTGGAGTGATATTTTTACAGCATCGCTCGCTTGCAGACATTGTACAGCACCATTCATAtgttgaattaacaggtttataatatttaatatctgTAAAATCTTATGTTCAGTAAATATGCGCTTCCTCACTGTGcgctcaagtcaagtcatttttatttgtatatcgtttcaaagcagcgttacaggaaatcatgcatttaaaaaaaatgaaactgtaatatctataaagtcttaaagtcatcattgtgtagtttgattaaatatgattgtaaaatgtgtatagaaattaaataattatatttagaactccagtgagcaagccaaaggcgactgtggcaaggaacacaaaacttcataagatgttggttaatggagaaaaataaccttgggagaaaccagactcactgtgggggccagttcccctctggctaacatcatgaatataatgccattattaattatttgtgtGCCCTGAGTTTTTACGTTATTAAGATTTTAATCAGGTTACAATCCTCTTTCACTTACCCCTTTAAAAATCCatttgtcccggacaagcgttaatgtcaagccctgatatgtaaaatgtgtttacCTATTAAGAAATGTGATTGACGAACATGTTTCCATGAGATTCAGCTAATTAGAGGTCTGCTACCTGACCCGAGTGAGGCCGATATAACTTGGGGTTTGTTTGAAGTTTGGGTTTGtagttaaaaggttagttcacccaaaaattctctcatgctttactcaccctcctggcatcccagatgtgtatgacttactttcttctacaaacacaaacaaagatttttagaagaatatttcaactctgttggtcctcacaatgcaagtgaatgggtgccaaaatgtaaagctccaaaatcaacataaaggcaacatgaaagtaatccgtatgactccagtggttaaatccatgtgttcagacacgacatgataggtgtgggtgagaaacggaacaATAttttgcccagtagggggcgatatgcacgaagaatatgaatcaccaaaaacaggaggAGGAGAAAGTGAAGTGGAGCTTGACTGAGCAGGCAGGAGAGTTTATagcaaaataggacttaaatattgatctgtttctcacccacacctctcgtATTCCTTCagtagatatggatttaaccaccagagtcgtctggagtacttttatgttgcctttatgtggattttagggcttcaaaatgtttttgcattttatggacctacagagctgaaatattcttctaaaaatcttaatttgtgttcagcagaagaaagcaagtaatAAACTTCTTAgaaggcatgagggtaagtaaatcatgaaagaattttcattttggggtgaataaccctttaatgaaaaaataaacgcCACGCCACGCTGTTAGAACCCATTCTTCTGGGTGTACTTGCTCAGAGATTCAATAAAAAGAGAACTGAGTGATTTTAGTCTTAAAATTGGACTGTTTGGGAAGGGTCAAAAGGTCTCATTTTAAGAGCgggtgtcatattccaagtcttttgaagtagaagtagacagatatatcggttttatcgattaagcggtgccgatagttgctttgtGAAACTAtctgttatcagcaaaaatctttgTTGAGAGTTGCTGACTTATTCGTCAAACCAcatctggtgaaatatttatACACAAAACCCTTGATCTGGTAAATATATAGCTTAATTTGGTTTAATACTTAATAAATGGCATTGTAATGGGGCCAAGTCTTCGTCATTTCAAATGAAAGAGTCCCAGTTGTGGTTTCTGACTTGTttataaaaacagatttttaagaaatattgaccaattggttatcggcctttcccaacACCTTAGTTAttagtatcagcaaaatccaagaTCAATCGACCTTtattctgaaggcaaacaataggatttggtgagaaacaacctgaaatgtaagtcacttttcagtgaaaatcttgacgtctgttGCATGTTCAATAGCACTATAAGAGAAGCTCGTTCTCAATGGCTTACATGTTCACACACAAACTTGTGCTGTTAAAAGGAGCCATTGTAATCAAATCtttattttaggtgaactactcctccAATTTTTCAAAAGGAACAGAATAGAGTGATTTAGCATGATATGTACCCAATGCATCTCTCACTTTCACCAATCCAGCATAGGCAGTCCAAGTGGACCACGCACTGGATGCTTCTGGCCCACCGTCACGCAGCCCCTGATGAAGAGGCGCCGGGGACGTCCACGACGAGCACTGCAGCCGCCAAATCCTGAGATTCCTCCACCCTGCAACCCTGAACCACATCCCAGCAACAACGTCCCTGATCCCAGACCCCTTCCCTCCTGTCTCTACAGCAGCATGGACATGATGCAGGACCTGGACCCTGACACCCAGCTCAAAAGCTCCATCAGCACTTACTTCGGAGCCGCGGGTCGCTTGGCCTGTGGTGAGAAGTATCGTGTGCTGGCCCGCCGTGTCACTCATGATGGCAAAGTACAGTACTTGGTGGAATGGGAGGGGGTTACAGCCTCCTGAACTGGTCATGGGTCTGGTCACATACAGTGTATGCCTGGTGGGCCACCAGTAATGTGCTTTGTTTTGcgacaataaaaatgtaattcatatgGAGGTGAATGGAGCAGTGAATGTGACTGAATACACATGGTTGACTGAGATGTTTGAGTGGCCTCAGGACTACCATAAAGAGGTGGGACTTCGTAGTGTTCTCTCTGCAAATTCAAAGGACTGCCTTCACATGGATTGACACATTGGAGGTGGTCAGAATTTCAGGTTGAAGACATAATCAATTCACTGCTATGTCAAAATAACTCAAGTCCTTTCTTTTTGCCTCTGATGTACAGGTGCCTTAAAGGGTTGTCAAACATACTATATATGCTGCTGGAGACTAAGGATTTTGCTTTCCTTATTCAGTCAAAACTTTTCTCAAATGAGCAAGGAGAGAGAGCGCTATTATGGATAGGGcacttttatttacatttcatttgattGCACATAAGCTCTCATCCTCAACATCCACTGTTGTCTCGTCTCAGTTTAAATGAACTAGTGTACGGATTTCGTTacaaaatgaaacattaaaaaattaaaaatgagagACATTCTCCTCCCACAaagcaaaattaaaatattaacagCATTAATAGATCTTAGCATTTTGTGAGACATTACACAAATTCACTGTTAGctcatttaaaattgtttattgagGGTTCCTTCCCTCCCTTAAAAGTACACGACAGAGCGCTGCAGCATGAAGACATCGCCACGTATCCCCCTTTTTATACAGATATAATAAAACCGTTCAGCTGTTAATAGCTGCCACATGAGTGGTTTGAGTTCTAAAGGTTTTTTAGGCAAGAGCCATTTTAGTTTAATTCCCTcagttaaatgattttaaatatgatatctaattttcatttttggggggaatttttatatatataaatatatatatatatatatatatatatatatgtatgcaacTGGATCTGTGTATTTTTCTTCAGCTTCACCATAAAATccaaaaacagcagcaatatTTTTGTTACTATCGACTCAGGCTTTTTGTTTAATTGAAAAGTATTTATTACTTTCATACAGCAGTGTACACTAACCATTCACGAGAGCACTCAGGATACTTTTCACAACTTAATTGTAAGAGTTGATAGGATGTTCAGATATATTCTGCAAGAAATGAAATTAGATGTTCAATTCTCAGTTTTGTATATTCATACAATTCTAAAATCCTAATTTTAGGTTTATTCAAAATTCTCAAGTTCTGTTGAggtagcaaacttttttttttttaacttgagaaTGCCCTGTACTCCATAACATTATCTTACCACTTGCAGAGGTTGGAAGGATACTTGGTTTCAGGCAAGTGTTTGACTTCAACATTAATACCTCCTCATTTTGATACAATGAACAAATATTAAGCTCTTGTTATGTTGTGAATTAAGCAATTTTTCAGTTGGTGTACCAGTGTTAGTAAAGCTTGCTTTGTATTTTACTGGCTTTGTGCAGGCTTTAGCCAAAGAATAAAGATCTCAAAACGTACTGGTGTGTCTGTCCATGTGTGAAAGGCCTTCAGAAACATTTTGCATCCAGTCTAGTGGTGGTGTGGCATAGTGGCTGAAGCTCAAGGCCGATAGATGGAAGGTTACAGGTTTGAGCTCTGATCTGTCACCACCATGCCCTTTAGTGAGGTGCTTTACCCCAGGTTACTCCAAGTCTAAGGGGATTGTCTCTGTAAAATGTGAactaagtcactttgaataaaagggGTCTACTAAATGACCACTTGCAGTGGTAGTTAGTTTTACTAAAATGAAATTGGTGGTTGGCCTCAAATTATTAGTACTGTATTACTAAATTATTTGCTAGAAAGTGGAAAATGATGCCAACGGCCAGAGACTAGTTAGCCTGAGACGGAGCACTTACCaagtatgcatacacatacaaggaatttgttttggtgaccggagcttccagtgtacaacaatacaaaaacagcagcaagacagataataataaaaaatattatatattactatacacatacgtacagacgtacatacatacatatacatacgtagtgcaatctaatacaaatctgttatctgttatgtacagtgcaaatgtttttttttttttttgttttttttttgcaatgaaatggcagaagaggttggatgtgttggataaatataaaaaaagactaaactgtgtattgtacatagttattgctcaatggggcaatttaactgttcatgagatggatagcctgagggaaaaaactgtccctgtgcctgacggttctggtgctcagagctctgaagcgtcggccagaaggcaacagttcaaaaaggtaatgggcagggtgagtggggttcagagtgatttttccagcctttttcctcactctggaagtgtatagttcttgaagggggagcaattaataatcctctcagcagtccgaattggcCTTTGTAGTCTTCTACAAGTTTTgtatgtctgatttcgtagctgaaccaaaccagacagttactgaagtgcagaggacagactcagtgaccgctgagtagaactgtatcagcagcacctgtggcaggttgaatttcctcagctggcgaaggaagcacaacctctgctgggcctttttcacaatggagtcaatgtgtgtctcccacttcaggtcctgtgagatggtagtgcccaggaacctgaatgac from Myxocyprinus asiaticus isolate MX2 ecotype Aquarium Trade chromosome 5, UBuf_Myxa_2, whole genome shotgun sequence harbors:
- the LOC127441684 gene encoding metal-response element-binding transcription factor 2-like isoform X2 — translated: MRDSTSSDNLAAHQKSPPNRQRKSPVSLSQFPLKDGLTDTAKLAGKFEEGQDVLARWSDGLFYLGTIAKIDTLKHRCFVIFEDQSKSWVLWKDIQTGDSGGEMLCSICQNESSDPPNEIVICDKCGQGYHQLCHAPIIDSDVIASDDKWLCRQCVFATTTKRGGALKKGPNAKALQEMKQSLPYALEDLVWDQGHKTNIQQCYCYCGGPGDWFLKMLQCNKCKQWFHEACIQCFQKPMLYGDRFYLFICSVCNSGPEYLKRMPLRWVDVAHLSLYNLSVIHKKKYFDSELELMAYINDNWDRLQLGELADTPRAERYECILEALNSNLNMFMSGKEIKKKKHLFGLRIRFPPGPQCSELQSDREQEKASHEIKIKGRKASKPPHLTSTVTNGSVKKGTRKHRTHSLETLAKLRRSSEILAQNDVKCPTLDNNSLDLMASKSEKSLPSSSTSDVESVGATSTSETTSTTISRQSSIGSPSGPRTGCFWPTVTQPLMKRRRGRPRRALQPPNPEIPPPCNPEPHPSNNVPDPRPLPSCLYSSMDMMQDLDPDTQLKSSISTYFGAAGRLACGEKYRVLARRVTHDGKVQYLVEWEGVTAS
- the LOC127441684 gene encoding metal-response element-binding transcription factor 2-like isoform X5, which gives rise to MVRWPLLPGHYCQDTLKHRCFVIFEDQSKSWVLWKDIQTGDSGGEMLCSICQNESSDPPNEIVICDKCGQGYHQLCHAPIIDSDVIASDDKWLCRQCVFATTTKRGGALKKGPNAKALQEMKQSLPYALEDLVWDQGHKTNIQQCYCYCGGPGDWFLKMLQCNKCKQWFHEACIQCFQKPMLYGDRFYLFICSVCNSGPEYLKRMPLRWVDVAHLSLYNLSVIHKKKYFDSELELMAYINDNWDRLQLGELADTPRAERYECILEALNSNLNMFMSGKEIKKKKHLFGLRIRFPPGPQCSELQSDREQEKASHEIKIKGRKASKPPHLTSTVTNGSVKKGTRKHRTHSLETLAKLRRSSEILAQNDVKCPTLDNNSLDLMASKSEKSLPSSSTSDVESVGATSTSETTSTTISRQSSIGSPSGPRTGCFWPTVTQPLMKRRRGRPRRALQPPNPEIPPPCNPEPHPSNNVPDPRPLPSCLYSSMDMMQDLDPDTQLKSSISTYFGAAGRLACGEKYRVLARRVTHDGKVQYLVEWEGVTAS
- the LOC127441684 gene encoding metal-response element-binding transcription factor 2-like isoform X4, whose translation is MLQFFYNVAAVLSFFHALTNHRVSRLTQTVSPTSSQETRIGKVPMESVGVSLGDSGGEMLCSICQNESSDPPNEIVICDKCGQGYHQLCHAPIIDSDVIASDDKWLCRQCVFATTTKRGGALKKGPNAKALQEMKQSLPYALEDLVWDQGHKTNIQQCYCYCGGPGDWFLKMLQCNKCKQWFHEACIQCFQKPMLYGDRFYLFICSVCNSGPEYLKRMPLRWVDVAHLSLYNLSVIHKKKYFDSELELMAYINDNWDRLQLGELADTPRAERYECILEALNSNLNMFMSGKEIKKKKHLFGLRIRFPPGPQCSELQSDREQEKASHEIKIKGRKASKPPHLTSTVTNGSVKKGTRKHRTHSLETLAKLRRSSEILAQNDVKCPTLDNNSLDLMASKSEKSLPSSSTSDVESVGATSTSETTSTTISRQSSIGSPSGPRTGCFWPTVTQPLMKRRRGRPRRALQPPNPEIPPPCNPEPHPSNNVPDPRPLPSCLYSSMDMMQDLDPDTQLKSSISTYFGAAGRLACGEKYRVLARRVTHDGKVQYLVEWEGVTAS
- the LOC127441684 gene encoding metal-response element-binding transcription factor 2-like isoform X1 → MRDSTSSDNLAAHQKSPPNRQRKSPVSLSQFPLKDGLTDTAKLAGKFEEGQDVLARWSDGLFYLGTIAKIDTLKHRCFVIFEDQSKSWVLWKDIQTVDKPQSLQAYTNRKSHIEPGDENREGDSGGEMLCSICQNESSDPPNEIVICDKCGQGYHQLCHAPIIDSDVIASDDKWLCRQCVFATTTKRGGALKKGPNAKALQEMKQSLPYALEDLVWDQGHKTNIQQCYCYCGGPGDWFLKMLQCNKCKQWFHEACIQCFQKPMLYGDRFYLFICSVCNSGPEYLKRMPLRWVDVAHLSLYNLSVIHKKKYFDSELELMAYINDNWDRLQLGELADTPRAERYECILEALNSNLNMFMSGKEIKKKKHLFGLRIRFPPGPQCSELQSDREQEKASHEIKIKGRKASKPPHLTSTVTNGSVKKGTRKHRTHSLETLAKLRRSSEILAQNDVKCPTLDNNSLDLMASKSEKSLPSSSTSDVESVGATSTSETTSTTISRQSSIGSPSGPRTGCFWPTVTQPLMKRRRGRPRRALQPPNPEIPPPCNPEPHPSNNVPDPRPLPSCLYSSMDMMQDLDPDTQLKSSISTYFGAAGRLACGEKYRVLARRVTHDGKVQYLVEWEGVTAS
- the LOC127441684 gene encoding metal-response element-binding transcription factor 2-like isoform X3, which translates into the protein MVRWPLLPGHYCQDTLKHRCFVIFEDQSKSWVLWKDIQTVDKPQSLQAYTNRKSHIEPGDENREGDSGGEMLCSICQNESSDPPNEIVICDKCGQGYHQLCHAPIIDSDVIASDDKWLCRQCVFATTTKRGGALKKGPNAKALQEMKQSLPYALEDLVWDQGHKTNIQQCYCYCGGPGDWFLKMLQCNKCKQWFHEACIQCFQKPMLYGDRFYLFICSVCNSGPEYLKRMPLRWVDVAHLSLYNLSVIHKKKYFDSELELMAYINDNWDRLQLGELADTPRAERYECILEALNSNLNMFMSGKEIKKKKHLFGLRIRFPPGPQCSELQSDREQEKASHEIKIKGRKASKPPHLTSTVTNGSVKKGTRKHRTHSLETLAKLRRSSEILAQNDVKCPTLDNNSLDLMASKSEKSLPSSSTSDVESVGATSTSETTSTTISRQSSIGSPSGPRTGCFWPTVTQPLMKRRRGRPRRALQPPNPEIPPPCNPEPHPSNNVPDPRPLPSCLYSSMDMMQDLDPDTQLKSSISTYFGAAGRLACGEKYRVLARRVTHDGKVQYLVEWEGVTAS